From a single Silene latifolia isolate original U9 population chromosome 6, ASM4854445v1, whole genome shotgun sequence genomic region:
- the LOC141586370 gene encoding kinesin-like protein KIN-4C isoform X2, with product MVEIDGKVGSSSDKESVRVAVNIRPLITPELLLGCTHCITIPPGEPQVQIGSHAFTFDYVFGNGAFPSCRIFDDCVAPLIDGLFKGYNGTVLAYGQTGSGKTYTMGTNYSGDGNSDGIIPKVMHTIFSRVQSLKASTEFLIRVSFIEIFKEEVFDLLDPTPPPVSKGEGMPVAKASGLARVPIQIRETVNGGITLAGVTEPEVLSQEEMASFLTRGSIARATGSTNMNSQSSRSHAIFTISMEQKRKARCPTGSDDDIGDDILSAKLHLVDLAGSERAKRTGADGMRLKEGIHINKGLLALGNVISALGDEKKRKEGGHVPYRDSKLTRLLQDSLGGNCKTVMIACVSPADTNAEETLNTLKYANRARNIQNKAVINRDPVAAQLQQMRGQIEQLQAELLYYRGDSSVSFEELQILKHKISLLEASNAELQRELRERNINCELLSRRALEAQVEKDKLIMKIEAAKNGKSWDEIESDGDQEFSLVQSYVSKIQELEGELVRLQNVNALKHNGSPDTFDSDDEVLPSKSSYFSELSSVSDDKETTVSGDEKELEEKELEHSSLQETLDRELKELDKKLQQKEAEMKRFAGGETTVIKQHYEKKVLELEHEKKVLQKEIEDLRHKLGNISSTSDDGAQKLKEDYLQKLNLLESQVSALKKKQEAQAQLLRQKQKSDEAAKRLQDEIQRIKSQKVQLQNKIKQESEQFRMWKASREKEVLQLKKEGRRNEYEMHKLLALNQRQKMVLQRKTEEAATATKRLKELLESRKAASRESGSAGAQRALKEGIEHELEVTVHVHEVRSQYERQMEERTKMAQEIARLKEEAEMLKQNNMSGCPETMSPGARNSRIFALENMLATSSSALVSMASQLSEAEERERVFNGKGRWNQVRSLAELKTMMNYLFNIASSARCTVRDREIDCREKDLEIKELKEKVVKLNGFVRQLEKQNVELVHQMQQAQNNAGRIYDLRQGPRASGFFKFGGNAAELLEDMDTSDSDHNSDEDSGDDEWVNSMFLVRKRNSRMNGRSGSQSLDNDSGGSLNMDDLPDTSATAKEKSIAVVCCSCSKQSFCKTMKCACRASGGSCSASCGCSLKKCINREGGIVKEVDDADQKVKEVDDADLVAQGAALLQSALGDQTEENANRRTPLADIGNTHGKSNATTRKKWRKSVIQLVPAAPPTKPAAEDAEETTTRPEHNNIPLRLPRAMRSAGANMNLLRDRNSEQGEECGVQKESGEPARNRTSPARRPKPKSEEKENLGL from the exons ATGGTGGAAATCGACGGTAAGGTCGGATCTTCAAGCGACAAGGAATCGGTCCGTGTCGCGGTAAATATCCGTCCGTTAATCACTCCCGAGCTCCTCCTTGGTTGCACACATTGTATCACCATTCCCCCCGGTGAACCGCAG GTTCAAATTGGATCGCATGCCTTCACCTTTGATTATGTATTCGGAAATGGCGCATTTCCGTCATGTCGAATCTTTGATGATTGTGTTGCCCCTTTGATTGATGGCTTATTTAAAGGTTATAATGGCACTGTTTTGGCTTATGGACAG ACGGGTTCTGGAAAGACGTATACAATGGGAACTAATTACAGTGGAGACGGAAATAGCGATGGAATTATTCCCAAAGTGATGCACACCATTTTTTCTAGGGTTCAGTCTTTGAAAGCCTCAACCGAATTTCTCATTCGCGTATCCTTTATTGAG ATATTTAAGGAGGAGGTGTTTGATTTGCTTGATCCGACTCCTCCACCGGTGTCTAAAGGCGAAGGGATGCCTGTAGCAAAAGCTTCTGGATTAGCTAGGGTTCCAATTCAGATTAGAGAGACGGTGAATGGCGGTATCACCTTAGCTGGTGTCACAGAGCCCGAGGTTCTCTCTCAAGAAGAGATGGCCTCTTTCCTCACTCGAGGATCTATTGCTCGTGCAACGGGAAGCACAAACATGAACAGTCAATCGAG TCGATCACACGCCATCTTCACCATATCTATGGAGCAAAAGAGGAAAGCTCGATGTCCAACAGGGTCAGATGACGATATTGGTGATGATATATTGAGTGCCAAGCTCCACCTTGTTGACCTTGCTGGATCTGAAAGAGCCAAGCGGACAGGAGCCGATGGAATGCGTCTAAAAGAAG GAATTCATATCAACAAAGGGCTATTAGCTCTTGGAAATGTAATTAGCGCACTCGgagatgaaaagaaaagaaaagaaggggGTCATGTTCCCTATCGAGATAGTAAGCTCACACGCTTACTACAG GATTCTTTGGGAGGTAACTGCAAAACTGTGATGATTG CTTGTGTTAGCCCAGCAGACACAAATGCAGAGGAAACTCTCAACACTCTGAAGTATGCAAATCGTGCTCGTAACATTCAAAACAAGGCTGTT ATCAATCGCGATCCTGTTGCTGCTCAGTTGCAACAAATGCGCGGTCAGATAGAGCAACTTCAGGCAGAGCTTCTCTATTACCGTGGTGACTCAAGTGTTTCGTTTGAGGAACTTCAG ATTCTTAAGCACAAGATATCTTTGCTAGAGGCAAGTAATGCAGAGCTGCAACGGGAACTAAGAGAACGTAACATAAATTGTGAGCTTTTATCTCGTCGTGCTCTTGAGGCGCAG GTTGAAAAGGACAAATTAATAATGAAAATTGAAGCTGCTAAGAACGGCAAATCCTGGGATGAGATAGAGTCTGATGGAGATCAG GAATTCAGCTTGGTTCAATCTTACGTGTCAAAAATTCAAGAATTAGAGGGAGAGTTGGTACGACTACAAAATGTAAATGCCTTGAAGCACAATGGTTCCCCTGATACTTTTGACTCAGATGATGAAGTTCTGCCATCAAAAAGTAGCTACTTTTCTGAGCTTTCTTCTGTTTCTGACGATAAAGAGACAACAG TTTCAGGTGATGAAAAGGAGCTTGAAGAAAAGGAGCTTGAGCATTCGTCTCTACAAGAAACACTAGATAGGGAACTGAAAGAATTAGATAAGAAGCTTCAGCAGAAGGAG GCTGAAATGAAGCGTTTTGCTGGTGGTGAAACCACTGTTATTAAACAACATTATGAGAAAAAAGTTCTGGAGTTGGAACATGAAAAGAAGGTCTTGCAG AAAGAAATTGAGGATTTAAGGCACAAGCTTGGTAACATTTCATCAACCTCTGATGATGGTGCTCAAAAACTCAAGGAAGACTACCTACAAAAGCTGAATCTTCTTGAATCACAG GTTTCAGCTTTGAAAAAGAAACAAGAAGCTCAAGCTCAGCTTTTAAGACAAAAACAGAAAAGTGACGAGGCTGCCAAAAGGTTGCAGGATGAGATACAGCGTATCAAGTCCCAAAAG GTTCAACTCCAAAACAAGATAAAGCAAGAGTCTGAACAATTTAGGATGTGGAAGGCCTCCAGGGAAAAGGAAGTGTTACAG CTAAAGAAAGAGGGACGCAGGAACGAATATGAGATGCACAAACTATTGGCATTAAATCAGAGGCAAAAAATG GTCCTACAACGGAAAACCGAAGAGGCAGCTACAGCTACAAAAAGACTAAAAGAGCTTCTTGAATCGCGGAAAGCTGCATCTCGTGAATCAG GAAGTGCTGGAGCACAA AGGGCACTAAAGGAAGGAATTGAGCATGAGCTTGAAGTCACTGTGCATGTACATGAAGTTCGCTCCCAGTATGAACGTCAAATGGAAGA GAGAACCAAGATGGCACAAGAGATAGCAAGGCTGAAGGAAGAAGCAGAGATGCTAAAGCAGAATAATATGAG TGGATGCCCTGAAACAATGTCTCCTGGTGCAAGAAACTCAAGGATTTTTGCGCTTGAAAATATGCTTGCCACTTCTTCTAGCGCTTTAGTCTCGATGGCTTCACAACTATCTGAAGCAGAAGAACGTGAACGTGTCTTTAATGGCAAGGGACGTTGGAACCAAGTTCGATCTCTAGCTGAATTAAAAACTATGATGAACTATTTATTCAATATTGCTTCTTCCGCCAG GTGCACGGTGAGGGATAGAGAAATTGACTGTAGGGAGAAAGACTTGGAAATAAAAGAGTTGAAAGAGAAAGTGGTCAAGCTAAATGGCTTTGTTAGACAATTGGAAAAGCAAAATGTTGAACTTGTTCACCAAATGCAGCAG GCACAAAACAATGCCGGCCGTATTTATGACTTGCGGCAG GGTCCCAGAGCCTCGGGATTTTTTAAGTTTGGTGGCAATGCAGCAGAGCTGTTGGAGGACATGGATACATCAGATTCTGACCACAATTCTGATGAGGATTCGGGCGATGATGAATGGGTGAACTCTATGTTTTTAGTAAGGAAAAGGAACTCGAGGATGAATGGCCGGTCAGGGTCTCAGTCATTGGACAATGACAGTGGTGGAAGTTTGAACATGGACGATTTACCCGACACTTCAGCAACAGCAAAAGAGAAATCAATAGCCGTCGTGTGTTGCTCTTGCAGCAAACAGTCATTTTGCAAGACCATGAAATGTGCGTGTCGTGCTTCTGGAGGAAGCTGCTCTGCATCCTGTGGCTGTTCTTTGAAGAAATGCATCAATAGAGAAGGCGGCATAGTTAAAGAGGTTGATGATGCTGACCAGAAGGTTAAAGAGGTTGATGATGCTGACCTTGTTGCTCAAGGTGCCGCCTTGCTTCAAAGTGCACTTGGTGACCAAACTGAAGAAAATGCAAACCGTCGGACGCCTTTGGCAGACATTGGGAATACACAT GGAAAATCAAATGCCACCACTCGGAAAAAATGGAGGAAATCTGTGATTCAGCTTGTTCCCGCAGCCCCACCTACTAAACCAGCAGCTGAGGATGCAGAAGAAACAACAACACGGCCAGAACATAATAACATTCCATTAAGGTTACCAAGGGCAATGCGGTCAGCAGGCGCAAACATGAATCTTCTAAGAGACAGGAACTCAGAACAAGGAGAAGAATGTGGTGTCCAAAAGGAGTCTGGTGAACCTGCGAGAAATAGAACTAGTCCAGCTCGAAGACCGAAACCCAAGTCAGAGGAAAAGGAGAATCTTGGTCTGTAA
- the LOC141586370 gene encoding kinesin-like protein KIN-4C isoform X3, producing the protein MVEIDGKVGSSSDKESVRVAVNIRPLITPELLLGCTHCITIPPGEPQVQIGSHAFTFDYVFGNGAFPSCRIFDDCVAPLIDGLFKGYNGTVLAYGQTGSGKTYTMGTNYSGDGNSDGIIPKVMHTIFSRVQSLKASTEFLIRVSFIEIFKEEVFDLLDPTPPPVSKGEGMPVAKASGLARVPIQIRETVNGGITLAGVTEPEVLSQEEMASFLTRGSIARATGSTNMNSQSSRSHAIFTISMEQKRKARCPTGSDDDIGDDILSAKLHLVDLAGSERAKRTGADGMRLKEGIHINKGLLALGNVISALGDEKKRKEGGHVPYRDSKLTRLLQDSLGGNCKTVMIACVSPADTNAEETLNTLKYANRARNIQNKAVINRDPVAAQLQQMRGQIEQLQAELLYYRGDSSVSFEELQILKHKISLLEASNAELQRELRERNINCELLSRRALEAQVEKDKLIMKIEAAKNGKSWDEIESDGDQEFSLVQSYVSKIQELEGELVRLQNVNALKHNGSPDTFDSDDEVLPSKSSYFSELSSVSDDKETTGDEKELEEKELEHSSLQETLDRELKELDKKLQQKEAEMKRFAGGETTVIKQHYEKKVLELEHEKKVLQKEIEDLRHKLGNISSTSDDGAQKLKEDYLQKLNLLESQVSALKKKQEAQAQLLRQKQKSDEAAKRLQDEIQRIKSQKVQLQNKIKQESEQFRMWKASREKEVLQLKKEGRRNEYEMHKLLALNQRQKMVLQRKTEEAATATKRLKELLESRKAASRESAGSAGAQRALKEGIEHELEVTVHVHEVRSQYERQMEERTKMAQEIARLKEEAEMLKQNNMSGCPETMSPGARNSRIFALENMLATSSSALVSMASQLSEAEERERVFNGKGRWNQVRSLAELKTMMNYLFNIASSARCTVRDREIDCREKDLEIKELKEKVVKLNGFVRQLEKQNVELVHQMQQAQNNAGRIYDLRQGPRASGFFKFGGNAAELLEDMDTSDSDHNSDEDSGDDEWVNSMFLVRKRNSRMNGRSGSQSLDNDSGGSLNMDDLPDTSATAKEKSIAVVCCSCSKQSFCKTMKCACRASGGSCSASCGCSLKKCINREGGIVKEVDDADQKVKEVDDADLVAQGAALLQSALGDQTEENANRRTPLADIGNTHGKSNATTRKKWRKSVIQLVPAAPPTKPAAEDAEETTTRPEHNNIPLRLPRAMRSAGANMNLLRDRNSEQGEECGVQKESGEPARNRTSPARRPKPKSEEKENLGL; encoded by the exons ATGGTGGAAATCGACGGTAAGGTCGGATCTTCAAGCGACAAGGAATCGGTCCGTGTCGCGGTAAATATCCGTCCGTTAATCACTCCCGAGCTCCTCCTTGGTTGCACACATTGTATCACCATTCCCCCCGGTGAACCGCAG GTTCAAATTGGATCGCATGCCTTCACCTTTGATTATGTATTCGGAAATGGCGCATTTCCGTCATGTCGAATCTTTGATGATTGTGTTGCCCCTTTGATTGATGGCTTATTTAAAGGTTATAATGGCACTGTTTTGGCTTATGGACAG ACGGGTTCTGGAAAGACGTATACAATGGGAACTAATTACAGTGGAGACGGAAATAGCGATGGAATTATTCCCAAAGTGATGCACACCATTTTTTCTAGGGTTCAGTCTTTGAAAGCCTCAACCGAATTTCTCATTCGCGTATCCTTTATTGAG ATATTTAAGGAGGAGGTGTTTGATTTGCTTGATCCGACTCCTCCACCGGTGTCTAAAGGCGAAGGGATGCCTGTAGCAAAAGCTTCTGGATTAGCTAGGGTTCCAATTCAGATTAGAGAGACGGTGAATGGCGGTATCACCTTAGCTGGTGTCACAGAGCCCGAGGTTCTCTCTCAAGAAGAGATGGCCTCTTTCCTCACTCGAGGATCTATTGCTCGTGCAACGGGAAGCACAAACATGAACAGTCAATCGAG TCGATCACACGCCATCTTCACCATATCTATGGAGCAAAAGAGGAAAGCTCGATGTCCAACAGGGTCAGATGACGATATTGGTGATGATATATTGAGTGCCAAGCTCCACCTTGTTGACCTTGCTGGATCTGAAAGAGCCAAGCGGACAGGAGCCGATGGAATGCGTCTAAAAGAAG GAATTCATATCAACAAAGGGCTATTAGCTCTTGGAAATGTAATTAGCGCACTCGgagatgaaaagaaaagaaaagaaggggGTCATGTTCCCTATCGAGATAGTAAGCTCACACGCTTACTACAG GATTCTTTGGGAGGTAACTGCAAAACTGTGATGATTG CTTGTGTTAGCCCAGCAGACACAAATGCAGAGGAAACTCTCAACACTCTGAAGTATGCAAATCGTGCTCGTAACATTCAAAACAAGGCTGTT ATCAATCGCGATCCTGTTGCTGCTCAGTTGCAACAAATGCGCGGTCAGATAGAGCAACTTCAGGCAGAGCTTCTCTATTACCGTGGTGACTCAAGTGTTTCGTTTGAGGAACTTCAG ATTCTTAAGCACAAGATATCTTTGCTAGAGGCAAGTAATGCAGAGCTGCAACGGGAACTAAGAGAACGTAACATAAATTGTGAGCTTTTATCTCGTCGTGCTCTTGAGGCGCAG GTTGAAAAGGACAAATTAATAATGAAAATTGAAGCTGCTAAGAACGGCAAATCCTGGGATGAGATAGAGTCTGATGGAGATCAG GAATTCAGCTTGGTTCAATCTTACGTGTCAAAAATTCAAGAATTAGAGGGAGAGTTGGTACGACTACAAAATGTAAATGCCTTGAAGCACAATGGTTCCCCTGATACTTTTGACTCAGATGATGAAGTTCTGCCATCAAAAAGTAGCTACTTTTCTGAGCTTTCTTCTGTTTCTGACGATAAAGAGACAACAG GTGATGAAAAGGAGCTTGAAGAAAAGGAGCTTGAGCATTCGTCTCTACAAGAAACACTAGATAGGGAACTGAAAGAATTAGATAAGAAGCTTCAGCAGAAGGAG GCTGAAATGAAGCGTTTTGCTGGTGGTGAAACCACTGTTATTAAACAACATTATGAGAAAAAAGTTCTGGAGTTGGAACATGAAAAGAAGGTCTTGCAG AAAGAAATTGAGGATTTAAGGCACAAGCTTGGTAACATTTCATCAACCTCTGATGATGGTGCTCAAAAACTCAAGGAAGACTACCTACAAAAGCTGAATCTTCTTGAATCACAG GTTTCAGCTTTGAAAAAGAAACAAGAAGCTCAAGCTCAGCTTTTAAGACAAAAACAGAAAAGTGACGAGGCTGCCAAAAGGTTGCAGGATGAGATACAGCGTATCAAGTCCCAAAAG GTTCAACTCCAAAACAAGATAAAGCAAGAGTCTGAACAATTTAGGATGTGGAAGGCCTCCAGGGAAAAGGAAGTGTTACAG CTAAAGAAAGAGGGACGCAGGAACGAATATGAGATGCACAAACTATTGGCATTAAATCAGAGGCAAAAAATG GTCCTACAACGGAAAACCGAAGAGGCAGCTACAGCTACAAAAAGACTAAAAGAGCTTCTTGAATCGCGGAAAGCTGCATCTCGTGAATCAG CAGGAAGTGCTGGAGCACAA AGGGCACTAAAGGAAGGAATTGAGCATGAGCTTGAAGTCACTGTGCATGTACATGAAGTTCGCTCCCAGTATGAACGTCAAATGGAAGA GAGAACCAAGATGGCACAAGAGATAGCAAGGCTGAAGGAAGAAGCAGAGATGCTAAAGCAGAATAATATGAG TGGATGCCCTGAAACAATGTCTCCTGGTGCAAGAAACTCAAGGATTTTTGCGCTTGAAAATATGCTTGCCACTTCTTCTAGCGCTTTAGTCTCGATGGCTTCACAACTATCTGAAGCAGAAGAACGTGAACGTGTCTTTAATGGCAAGGGACGTTGGAACCAAGTTCGATCTCTAGCTGAATTAAAAACTATGATGAACTATTTATTCAATATTGCTTCTTCCGCCAG GTGCACGGTGAGGGATAGAGAAATTGACTGTAGGGAGAAAGACTTGGAAATAAAAGAGTTGAAAGAGAAAGTGGTCAAGCTAAATGGCTTTGTTAGACAATTGGAAAAGCAAAATGTTGAACTTGTTCACCAAATGCAGCAG GCACAAAACAATGCCGGCCGTATTTATGACTTGCGGCAG GGTCCCAGAGCCTCGGGATTTTTTAAGTTTGGTGGCAATGCAGCAGAGCTGTTGGAGGACATGGATACATCAGATTCTGACCACAATTCTGATGAGGATTCGGGCGATGATGAATGGGTGAACTCTATGTTTTTAGTAAGGAAAAGGAACTCGAGGATGAATGGCCGGTCAGGGTCTCAGTCATTGGACAATGACAGTGGTGGAAGTTTGAACATGGACGATTTACCCGACACTTCAGCAACAGCAAAAGAGAAATCAATAGCCGTCGTGTGTTGCTCTTGCAGCAAACAGTCATTTTGCAAGACCATGAAATGTGCGTGTCGTGCTTCTGGAGGAAGCTGCTCTGCATCCTGTGGCTGTTCTTTGAAGAAATGCATCAATAGAGAAGGCGGCATAGTTAAAGAGGTTGATGATGCTGACCAGAAGGTTAAAGAGGTTGATGATGCTGACCTTGTTGCTCAAGGTGCCGCCTTGCTTCAAAGTGCACTTGGTGACCAAACTGAAGAAAATGCAAACCGTCGGACGCCTTTGGCAGACATTGGGAATACACAT GGAAAATCAAATGCCACCACTCGGAAAAAATGGAGGAAATCTGTGATTCAGCTTGTTCCCGCAGCCCCACCTACTAAACCAGCAGCTGAGGATGCAGAAGAAACAACAACACGGCCAGAACATAATAACATTCCATTAAGGTTACCAAGGGCAATGCGGTCAGCAGGCGCAAACATGAATCTTCTAAGAGACAGGAACTCAGAACAAGGAGAAGAATGTGGTGTCCAAAAGGAGTCTGGTGAACCTGCGAGAAATAGAACTAGTCCAGCTCGAAGACCGAAACCCAAGTCAGAGGAAAAGGAGAATCTTGGTCTGTAA